One genomic region from Alosa alosa isolate M-15738 ecotype Scorff River chromosome 12, AALO_Geno_1.1, whole genome shotgun sequence encodes:
- the LOC125305084 gene encoding nucleus accumbens-associated protein 2, with amino-acid sequence MSQLLHVEIPNFGSTVLGSLNEQRLLGQYCDVSIMVKGQAFKAHRAVLAASSLYFRDLFSGSSKTQFELPSSVTPSCFQQILSFCYTGKLTMAASEQLVVMYTAGYLQIQHIVERGMDLMFKANSPHCDSQTAAIEEPGSEPQSPSNNNAAMASAAAAASLLAFPGWSPALPPPARRIKLEGGGEGAPLNLQTLGGQSRRSGVSGEAGGGGSGGGSRGSGGGGALRGSSLFYAAGGGTPIFPGVQGYPLVPGERTSPGASSLPTTDSPTSYQNEDEEFEEEPYDGITEEAYSQLYGRSANPYGMQDKPEMAAMPISLESRNCVLLRRDLVALPASLISQIGYRCHPKLYTEGDPGEKLELVAGSGVFMTRGQLMNCHLCAGIKHKVLLRRLLATFFDRNTLANSCGTGIRSSTSDPSRKPLDSRVLNAVKLYCQNFAPNFKESEMNVIAADMCTNARRVRKRWLPKIKSMLPDGMEVYRSGGGVAVAAATGLALGPSSVVGGLSLPFEAELKALYEGRKDLRTHLQLDGGSPGPSPPAEAPEGEQVVGGVHGVGEEEVEEEDQEQHQAGEEVDGALGSMPMPLIPGGEGTSALQDGQSSAELPEGLRINGQ; translated from the exons ATGTCTCAGCTGCTCCATGTGGAGATCCCCAACTTCGGCAGCACGGTGCTGGGCTCGCTCAACGAGCAGCGGCTGCTGGGGCAGTACTGCGACGTGTCCATCATGGTCAAGGGCCAGGCCTTCAAGGCCCACCGCGCCGTGCTGGCCGCCAGTAGCCTCTACTTCCGCGACCTGTTCAGCGGCAGCTCCAAGACGCAGTTCGAGCTACCCTCGTCCGTCACACCCTCGTGTTTCCAGCAGATCCTGTCCTTCTGCTACACGGGCAAGCTGACCATGGCGGCCAGCGAGCAGCTGGTGGTCATGTACACGGCCGGCTACCTGCAGATCCAGCACATCGTGGAGCGCGGCATGGACCTGATGTTCAAGGCCAACTCGCCGCACTGCGACTCGCAGACGGCCGCCATCGAGGAGCCCGGCTCCGAGCCGCAGAGTCCGAGCAACAACAACGCCGCCATGGCCTCTGCGGCGGCCGCCGCCTCTCTGCTGGCCTTCCCGGGCTGGTCGCCGGCGCTGCCCCCGCCCGCGCGACGCATCAAgctggagggggggggagagggcgCCCCCCTCAACCTCCAGACGCTCGGCGGGCAGAGCAGGCGCAGCGGCGTGTCTGGGGAGGCCGGCGGGGGGGGGTCAGGCGGCGGCAGCCGGGGGTCAGGAGGGGGGGGTGCCCTGCGGGGCAGCTCGCTCTTCTACGCGGCCGGAGGGGGCACCCCCATCTTCCCTGGGGTGCAGGGGTACCCGTTGGTGCCTGGCGAGCGCACCAGTCCCGGCGCGTCCAGCTTGCCCACCACCGACAGCCCCACATCCTACCAGAACGAGGACGAGGAGTTCGAGGAGGAGCCGTACGATGGCATCACGGAGGAGGCCTACAGCCAGCTCTACGGCCGATCGGCCAACCCCTACGGAA TGCAGGATAAGCCTGAGATGGCGGCCATGCCCATCTCGCTGGAGAGCCGCAACTGCGTCCTGCTGCGCAGGGACCTGGTGGCACTGCCCGCCAGCCTCATCAGTCAGATCGGGTACCGGTGCCACCCCAAGCTCTACACGGAGGGAGACCCGGGAGAGAAGCTGGAGCTGGTGGCAG GTTCTGGGGTGTTTATGACGCGTGGGCAGCTGATGAACTGCCACCTGTGCGCTGGCATCAAACACAAGGTGCTGCTGCGTCGACTGCTCGCCACCTTCTTCGACAG GAACACCCTGGCCAACAGCTGTGGGACGGGAATCCGTTCGTCCACCAGCGATCCCAGCCGGAAGCCCCTGGACAGTCGAGTGCTCAACGCTGTCAAAC tgtacTGTCAGAACTTCGCCCCCAACTTCAAGGAGAGTGAGATGAACGTGATCGCGGCGGACATGTGCACTAACGCGCGGCGCGTGCGGAAGCGCTGGCTGCCCAAGATCAAGTCCATGCTGCCCGACGGAATGGAGGTGTACCGCAGTGGCGGTGGTGTGGCCGTCGCCGCGGCAACGGGACTGGCCCTGGGGCCGTCGTCGGTCGTGGGCGGCTTGTCACTGCCGTTCGAGGCCGAGCTGAAGGCTCTGTACGAGGGACGCAAGGACCTGAGGACTCACCTCCAGCTGGACGGGGGCAGCCCGGGCCCTAGCCCCCCCGCGGAGGCCCCTGAGGGGGAGCAGGTGGTCGGGGGGGTCCATGGGgtcggagaggaggaggtggaggaggaggaccagGAGCAGCACCaggcaggagaggaggtggacgGGGCACTGGGGTCCATGCCAATGCCGCTCATTCCAGGCGGAGAGGGGACGAGCGCCTTGCAAGATGGACAGAGCAGCGCAGAGTTACCCGAAGGGTTGAGGATTAACGGGCAGTAA